Proteins co-encoded in one Halobacteriovoraceae bacterium genomic window:
- a CDS encoding flippase-like domain-containing protein — MIKTIIKFLFAAAILYWLFQKGDLDFSLIKKSWASPENWIMGYALILLGITMGIIRWRSLLHTGTDKKFSLSDISRLTWIGLFFSAVLPGAVTGDLIKLLYAKDLDRGFSKTFLLMSVFMDRVIGLMGLLFILGFSSLIFYNDIVNIDPKLKTIVYLNLLIFAGMVTFVCLLFVPKKIQTIILELVKKIPIIGNRGSYTLTQVWIFGKSKRLVLQNIFISAVAQTSNIMAFWVLASPFFNQPLSLKYAFTFVPLGLVAIAIPISPAGVGVGHAIFNTLFGHYGITNGASLFNLFFIGYFTINILGIIPYLMAGKRHTLHEADELEHSVS; from the coding sequence ATGATAAAAACTATCATTAAATTTCTGTTTGCTGCTGCGATTCTATATTGGTTATTTCAAAAAGGTGACCTTGATTTTTCACTCATCAAAAAATCCTGGGCCAGTCCAGAGAATTGGATTATGGGTTATGCTCTCATTCTTCTAGGTATCACCATGGGAATAATTCGTTGGCGCTCTCTCCTGCACACTGGAACTGATAAAAAATTCTCACTTTCGGATATTTCAAGACTCACTTGGATTGGACTTTTCTTTAGTGCTGTCTTACCAGGGGCCGTGACTGGAGATTTAATAAAACTACTGTACGCTAAAGATCTAGATAGAGGTTTTTCAAAAACATTTCTTTTAATGTCAGTCTTTATGGATCGAGTGATCGGACTCATGGGTTTACTTTTTATATTAGGTTTTTCTAGCCTTATTTTTTATAACGATATTGTAAATATTGACCCTAAGTTAAAAACGATCGTATACCTTAATCTTCTCATATTTGCGGGTATGGTTACTTTTGTTTGCTTATTATTTGTCCCGAAGAAAATTCAAACCATCATTTTAGAACTTGTAAAAAAAATTCCTATTATTGGAAATCGCGGTAGTTACACACTTACTCAAGTGTGGATATTTGGAAAATCAAAAAGGCTTGTCTTGCAAAATATTTTTATAAGTGCTGTCGCTCAGACTAGTAACATTATGGCGTTCTGGGTTCTGGCCTCCCCATTTTTTAACCAACCTCTTTCTTTGAAATATGCTTTTACCTTTGTCCCTCTAGGTCTTGTTGCCATTGCGATTCCCATTTCTCCGGCCGGAGTCGGTGTAGGGCACGCCATTTTTAATACTCTTTTTGGCCATTATGGAATTACAAATGGCGCTTCATTATTCAATCTTTTTTTCATTGGCTACTTCACAATCAACATTTTAGGAATCATCCCTTATCTTATGGCCGGAAAAAGACATACATTACATGAGGCAGATGAGCTTGAACATTCAGTTAGCTAG
- a CDS encoding DEAD/DEAH box helicase, whose translation MYEKNTFTFLLAPPAWGKTTYIIDKYRSEKLKILFISPLRALAKEVYERLNSEKNVYCELDEKISRDVLLKKQFIIISTVERFSLNFEDPLFKNIIIVLDEIHLFFYWGESFRPHLLDFIYGLPCEKISVFAMTATINSAMLSEWRDLLQKQFQQVNVIDFGNQKLKYNPNRVITSKLIKSDSYYRMIIWDMYTKKESILLFCKKRSDVLRLKRFYEKKIKFPVLYCIGGRVDQFCEELKKVSTPCLIIGTTAIGHGVNLPQIRSVYFDYPVKNKDFWLQMVARGGRDGLGLYVYAFENYSMVKTRLIDVIKFLVIDFLLCFIFFKN comes from the coding sequence ATGTATGAAAAAAACACATTTACCTTTTTACTCGCTCCTCCTGCATGGGGTAAAACGACCTATATTATAGACAAGTATAGAAGTGAAAAATTAAAAATACTTTTTATTTCTCCGCTTAGAGCACTGGCCAAAGAAGTCTATGAAAGATTGAATTCTGAAAAAAATGTGTATTGTGAATTAGATGAAAAAATTTCGAGAGACGTATTATTAAAAAAACAGTTCATTATTATTTCAACTGTTGAGCGTTTTTCTTTAAATTTTGAAGATCCTTTATTTAAAAATATAATTATTGTACTCGATGAAATACATCTCTTTTTCTATTGGGGTGAAAGTTTTAGACCTCATTTACTTGATTTTATTTATGGGTTGCCATGTGAAAAAATTTCTGTTTTTGCAATGACAGCAACTATTAATTCAGCAATGCTTAGTGAATGGAGAGATTTACTTCAAAAACAATTTCAACAGGTTAATGTCATTGATTTTGGAAATCAAAAATTAAAGTATAATCCAAATAGAGTTATCACTTCAAAGTTAATTAAAAGTGATAGTTATTACAGAATGATAATATGGGACATGTATACTAAAAAAGAATCCATACTCCTTTTTTGTAAAAAAAGATCTGATGTTTTAAGACTTAAACGTTTTTACGAAAAAAAAATTAAATTTCCCGTACTCTATTGTATTGGCGGAAGAGTTGATCAGTTCTGTGAAGAGTTAAAAAAAGTGAGTACACCTTGTTTAATCATTGGAACGACTGCTATCGGCCATGGTGTCAATCTCCCTCAAATAAGAAGCGTGTATTTTGATTATCCCGTTAAAAACAAGGATTTTTGGTTACAAATGGTTGCAAGGGGTGGAAGAGATGGGTTGGGTCTTTATGTCTATGCCTTTGAAAATTATAGTATGGTAAAAACAAGATTGATAGATGTGATAAAATTTCTTGTGATTGACTTTTTGTTGTGTTTTATTTTCTTTAAAAATTGA
- a CDS encoding DTW domain-containing protein, with the protein MCLLFLDGHFIFLTLDDLFSKWWFMKLGRRGNRGDRCINCKIFKEHCFCDEINKCHINTKISVIMHRRERFLTSNTVNLAKLSLDNVEVHIHGHEDQQIEVKNLISENYENVYLFPDEESIKLDEFIANCEKPVNIIVPDGSWRQARKIKRRLFGSLNLPSVKIDSQKSNYLLRTSPFEGALCTFEAIMYALKVCESERVFKDLSQNFDLFNNRFYNSRKSFFKN; encoded by the coding sequence ATGTGTTTATTATTCCTCGATGGCCATTTTATTTTTTTGACGCTAGATGATTTATTCTCAAAATGGTGGTTTATGAAGTTAGGTAGAAGAGGAAATCGGGGAGACCGATGTATAAATTGTAAAATTTTTAAAGAGCACTGTTTTTGTGATGAAATTAATAAATGTCATATCAACACAAAAATTTCAGTCATCATGCACAGAAGGGAGAGATTTCTAACTTCTAATACTGTAAATTTAGCAAAACTATCTTTAGACAATGTCGAAGTCCATATTCATGGACACGAAGATCAACAAATTGAAGTCAAAAATTTGATTTCTGAAAATTATGAGAATGTATACCTTTTTCCTGATGAAGAGAGTATCAAACTTGATGAATTTATCGCCAATTGTGAAAAACCCGTAAATATAATCGTTCCAGATGGATCTTGGAGACAGGCCAGAAAAATCAAAAGGAGATTATTTGGAAGTTTAAATTTACCATCTGTTAAAATAGACTCTCAAAAATCAAATTATCTCTTAAGGACTTCACCTTTTGAAGGAGCCTTGTGCACCTTTGAAGCGATTATGTATGCATTAAAAGTTTGTGAAAGTGAAAGAGTCTTTAAAGATTTAAGTCAAAACTTTGATTTATTCAATAATAGATTCTACAATTCAAGAAAGAGTTTTTTTAAAAATTAA
- a CDS encoding NifU family protein: protein MLRQIEKVLDEQIRPSLQSHGGNVELIDVDNDKVFIKLIGGCQGCSSSSATLKNGIEALIKKKFPDIIQVVDLTDHSAGENPYYS from the coding sequence ATGCTTAGACAAATAGAAAAAGTTTTAGATGAACAGATTCGCCCCAGTTTGCAATCTCATGGTGGAAATGTTGAGCTTATAGATGTAGATAATGATAAAGTTTTTATCAAACTTATAGGCGGATGCCAGGGTTGTTCGAGCTCGAGTGCAACGTTAAAAAATGGAATTGAAGCACTTATTAAAAAGAAATTTCCTGACATTATTCAAGTCGTAGATTTAACAGATCATTCTGCTGGTGAGAACCCATATTATTCTTAA
- the lepA gene encoding elongation factor 4: MDQKFIRNFSIIAHIDHGKSTLADRLIEECNAVTDREKKDRLLDNMDLEKERGITIKAQTVRIEYKANDGNTYQLNLIDTPGHVDFTYEVSRSLASCDGALLVVDASQGVEAQTLANVYMAIENDLEIVPVINKIDLPHADAKKVKDEIEEIIGIEAQEANEVSAKSGIGIKDLLETIVQRIPCPKGKPDNNLQALIFDSWFDTYQGVVILIRVVEGTLKKREKIYLKHSEQQYEVLKLAVNNPFFTEVNEFTAGEVGMVICGIKNIRDVSIGDTIVHASKKDTPKLAGYQEIKPMVFCGIFPVDSTEYEALKESLEKLALNDSSFTYEPETSTALGFGFRCGFLGLLHMNIIQERLEREFDMNLISTAPSVGYKVKTVKGEEIEVDNPSELPDMALVEKIMEPYVVLSIHVPNEYVGKIITLCTERRGIQIEIKYITTDRVQVIYNLPLSEMVFDFYDKLKGMTKGYASMDYEFNGYQESDLVKLDILLNGDPVDALSIITHRTTAQFKGRDLTQKLQKIIDRQQFDIAIQAAIGSKVLARETVKALRKNVLAKCYGGDISRKRKLLEKQKAGKKRMKMVGNVEIPQEAFLAVLKVDD, from the coding sequence ATGGATCAAAAATTTATAAGAAACTTTTCAATCATTGCTCATATTGACCACGGTAAATCTACCCTTGCTGACAGGCTTATAGAGGAATGTAATGCTGTCACAGATAGAGAAAAAAAAGATCGCCTTCTAGACAATATGGATTTAGAAAAAGAGAGAGGGATCACTATTAAGGCCCAAACTGTTCGTATCGAATATAAGGCCAATGATGGAAATACCTATCAATTAAATCTTATTGATACCCCTGGACACGTCGATTTTACTTATGAAGTCAGTCGTTCTTTAGCATCTTGTGATGGAGCTTTACTGGTTGTGGATGCTTCGCAGGGAGTTGAAGCTCAAACTCTGGCAAACGTTTACATGGCCATCGAAAATGATCTTGAAATTGTTCCTGTAATAAACAAAATTGATCTTCCACATGCCGATGCCAAAAAAGTCAAAGATGAAATTGAAGAAATCATTGGTATTGAAGCTCAAGAGGCCAATGAAGTTTCTGCCAAAAGTGGAATTGGCATAAAAGATTTACTTGAAACAATTGTTCAAAGAATTCCCTGTCCAAAAGGTAAACCAGATAACAATTTACAAGCTCTCATCTTTGACTCTTGGTTTGATACTTACCAAGGTGTCGTTATTTTAATTAGAGTCGTAGAAGGAACGCTAAAGAAAAGAGAAAAAATATATCTTAAACACTCTGAACAACAATATGAAGTTTTAAAACTGGCAGTAAATAATCCTTTTTTTACAGAAGTAAATGAGTTCACTGCAGGTGAAGTTGGTATGGTTATTTGTGGAATAAAAAACATAAGAGATGTATCAATTGGAGATACAATTGTTCATGCAAGTAAGAAGGATACTCCGAAACTGGCCGGTTACCAAGAAATTAAACCCATGGTTTTTTGTGGGATATTTCCCGTTGATAGTACTGAGTATGAAGCATTAAAAGAATCATTGGAAAAACTTGCTTTAAACGATTCATCTTTTACTTATGAACCAGAAACTTCTACTGCTCTTGGATTCGGTTTTAGATGTGGATTTTTAGGTCTTTTGCACATGAATATCATTCAAGAAAGACTTGAGCGAGAATTCGATATGAATCTTATCTCTACTGCACCGTCAGTTGGTTATAAGGTGAAAACTGTAAAGGGTGAAGAAATAGAAGTTGATAATCCCTCTGAACTTCCAGATATGGCCTTAGTCGAAAAAATTATGGAACCCTACGTAGTTCTCTCCATACATGTTCCAAATGAATATGTTGGGAAAATTATTACTCTTTGTACGGAACGTAGAGGAATACAAATTGAAATTAAATATATTACAACAGATAGGGTACAAGTGATCTATAACCTTCCCTTAAGTGAGATGGTTTTCGATTTTTATGACAAATTAAAAGGTATGACTAAAGGTTATGCTTCAATGGACTATGAGTTTAATGGGTATCAAGAAAGTGATTTGGTAAAGCTTGATATCTTACTGAATGGAGACCCAGTCGATGCTCTTTCTATTATCACCCATAGAACAACAGCTCAGTTTAAAGGACGAGATCTGACTCAAAAACTACAAAAAATTATCGATAGGCAACAGTTTGACATTGCAATACAGGCCGCAATTGGTTCAAAGGTTTTGGCCAGAGAGACGGTGAAGGCCCTAAGGAAGAATGTTCTTGCTAAATGTTATGGGGGAGATATTTCAAGAAAGAGAAAACTTCTTGAAAAACAAAAGGCCGGAAAGAAAAGAATGAAAATGGTTGGAAATGTAGAAATACCACAGGAAGCATTTTTAGCTGTTCTTAAGGTTGATGATTAA
- a CDS encoding glycosyltransferase family 9 protein, translated as MQSIKKVLIIKNRMIGDSILTLSSLSFLREILPDAEIHYGVPKNLAGLFLKTSISANKIIQIDSKSISGIFQLFKVIFSEKYDFIIELNQSSSSRRWLKMICKFIKTKYFFHNHHRKDKTIIIDQGIRKANIQRDLDACWSVLKKLKVDTQIPNYLNYPPRMYLKGEDPFKNNSILFGIVATRSTKMWPLGHFFQLARLIEDNFPNTTIRIPLSKSLTDQEMKKEFLKFGNIKNLEFVERPLSELPFELAKSILYIGNDTGLKHIAAAIGIKSYTFFGPEEPLEWHPYDRQKHPYFFIEDLECRTRTAHFCGLSHCESMICLNQFSPELVFSEIENDFKNNFEISTI; from the coding sequence ATGCAGTCAATAAAAAAAGTTCTTATTATTAAAAACCGTATGATTGGTGATTCTATACTCACACTTTCCAGTCTAAGTTTTCTTAGAGAAATATTGCCCGATGCAGAAATTCACTACGGTGTTCCAAAAAACTTGGCAGGCCTGTTTTTAAAAACTTCCATTTCTGCTAATAAGATAATTCAAATTGATTCAAAAAGCATTTCTGGAATATTTCAACTCTTTAAAGTTATATTTTCTGAGAAATACGATTTTATTATTGAACTCAATCAGTCTTCAAGTTCAAGACGTTGGTTAAAAATGATTTGTAAGTTTATTAAAACAAAATATTTTTTTCATAACCACCACCGAAAAGATAAAACGATAATAATTGATCAAGGAATTCGCAAAGCTAATATCCAAAGAGATCTTGATGCTTGTTGGAGTGTTCTAAAAAAATTAAAAGTTGATACTCAAATTCCAAATTATTTAAACTATCCTCCCAGAATGTATTTGAAGGGAGAAGACCCTTTTAAAAACAATTCTATTTTATTTGGTATCGTTGCAACTCGATCAACAAAGATGTGGCCATTGGGACATTTTTTTCAACTGGCCAGACTGATTGAAGATAATTTCCCAAACACTACGATAAGGATACCGTTATCAAAATCACTTACAGATCAAGAAATGAAAAAAGAATTTCTTAAGTTTGGAAATATTAAAAATCTTGAATTTGTTGAACGACCTCTATCAGAATTGCCTTTCGAGTTGGCAAAATCAATTCTTTATATTGGAAACGACACGGGACTTAAACATATCGCTGCTGCCATAGGAATAAAAAGCTACACTTTTTTTGGGCCAGAAGAACCATTGGAATGGCATCCTTATGATAGACAAAAACATCCCTATTTTTTTATAGAAGATTTAGAGTGTAGAACGAGAACGGCCCATTTTTGTGGACTAAGTCATTGTGAGAGTATGATTTGCTTAAATCAATTTAGTCCTGAACTTGTATTTTCAGAAATTGAAAATGACTTCAAAAATAATTTTGAAATTTCAACGATTTAG
- a CDS encoding UDP-glucose/GDP-mannose dehydrogenase family protein has protein sequence MRVSVIGTGYVGLVSGTCFAEIGHRVTCIDIDQVKIEKLRSGKSPIYEPGLNDLLERNIKSERLDFSAGNDSINESDVIFLAVGTPSNNDGTANLKYLYEATENIAPHLKEDAVVVIKSTVPVHTSTKLKTFLDGLVSVRYHLVNNPEFLKEGSAIDDFMRPDRVIIGSNDPFAEKAMDELYAPLVMQGNPIFHMSNLSAEVSKYAANCYLATKISFINEMAKLCDLVGADIEEVRKGISSDKRIGGHFLYPGPGYGGSCFPKDVKALVATAKESDLDLKVVNASEEVNKVQKTYMFEKMKKHFNGNLKGKTFAFWGVAFKANTDDIRETAAIDMARALVSEGAHVNFYDPVADRNFEAYVESSEQLSGNCTSFSKMYDCIRDTDGLVTITEWREFKNPDFKMIKNLLKEKVVFDARNLFPTDKVLAEGLDYYAIGKLIKK, from the coding sequence ATGAGAGTTTCTGTGATTGGCACTGGTTATGTTGGACTCGTCTCTGGCACGTGTTTTGCTGAGATTGGACATCGTGTTACCTGTATCGATATAGATCAAGTTAAAATTGAAAAGCTTAGATCAGGAAAGTCTCCAATTTATGAACCTGGACTGAATGATCTTCTTGAGAGAAATATAAAATCTGAAAGATTGGATTTTTCTGCAGGCAATGATTCAATAAATGAATCAGATGTAATATTTCTGGCAGTGGGTACACCATCAAATAATGATGGAACTGCGAATTTAAAATATTTATATGAAGCAACAGAAAATATTGCTCCCCATCTTAAAGAAGATGCGGTTGTTGTCATCAAATCTACAGTTCCTGTACATACATCTACAAAACTAAAAACATTTTTAGATGGATTGGTTTCAGTACGCTACCATCTTGTGAATAACCCTGAATTTTTGAAAGAGGGAAGTGCAATTGATGATTTCATGAGACCCGACAGAGTCATTATTGGGAGTAACGATCCATTTGCAGAAAAAGCAATGGATGAGCTTTATGCACCACTTGTAATGCAAGGTAACCCAATATTTCACATGTCAAATCTCTCTGCCGAAGTAAGCAAATATGCAGCGAACTGCTACCTTGCAACGAAGATTTCATTTATTAATGAGATGGCAAAACTTTGTGATCTCGTTGGAGCAGATATTGAAGAAGTGAGAAAGGGGATCTCATCAGATAAAAGAATCGGTGGTCATTTTCTATATCCAGGGCCTGGTTATGGAGGTTCTTGTTTTCCAAAAGATGTAAAGGCCCTAGTTGCAACCGCAAAAGAAAGTGATCTTGATTTGAAAGTTGTGAATGCCTCAGAAGAAGTGAACAAAGTTCAAAAAACTTATATGTTTGAAAAAATGAAAAAGCATTTTAATGGAAATCTTAAAGGCAAAACATTTGCTTTTTGGGGAGTAGCATTCAAAGCAAATACAGATGATATACGTGAAACCGCTGCGATTGATATGGCCAGGGCATTAGTTTCAGAGGGTGCTCATGTTAATTTTTACGATCCAGTGGCCGATAGAAATTTCGAGGCCTATGTAGAATCAAGTGAGCAACTTTCAGGAAATTGTACATCCTTTTCTAAGATGTATGATTGTATTAGAGATACTGATGGACTAGTTACTATCACAGAATGGAGAGAGTTTAAAAATCCTGATTTTAAAATGATTAAAAATTTGTTGAAAGAAAAAGTTGTATTCGACGCAAGAAATCTTTTTCCAACAGATAAGGTTCTTGCAGAGGGACTTGATTACTATGCTATTGGTAAACTCATAAAAAAATGA
- a CDS encoding glycosyltransferase family 2 protein — protein sequence MKITATIITFNEEKNIERAIHSVNFCDEVVVIDSYSSDRTVDIARKLGAKVIFQAFLGYGQQKNFAAEQSSNDWILSIDADEEISDELAREIKKLSLDPSTVYRFQRRTQFCGKWIYHGGWYPDILSRLYHREKASWSSPHVHEELSGEFISNFHRLGGHLNHYSFPSVDSQIETNLKYAKLGAKKLKDPFFVTMLIRPFWKFLECFLLKGGILDGKEGLVIAINAAHSQFMKYSFAYYSQKNKELDQ from the coding sequence ATGAAGATTACTGCCACCATTATCACTTTCAATGAAGAGAAAAACATTGAGCGTGCTATTCATTCTGTAAATTTCTGCGATGAAGTCGTTGTCATTGATAGTTATAGTTCAGATCGAACTGTAGATATTGCAAGAAAGCTTGGAGCAAAAGTTATCTTTCAGGCGTTTTTGGGATATGGACAACAAAAGAATTTTGCCGCAGAGCAATCATCAAATGATTGGATATTAAGTATAGATGCAGATGAAGAAATTAGTGACGAGTTGGCCCGCGAGATTAAAAAATTATCTTTAGACCCTTCAACTGTTTATCGTTTTCAAAGAAGAACACAATTTTGTGGAAAATGGATATATCACGGCGGCTGGTACCCTGATATTTTGTCAAGATTGTACCATAGGGAAAAAGCATCATGGAGTTCACCTCATGTGCATGAAGAATTGAGCGGTGAGTTTATAAGTAATTTTCATAGACTTGGTGGACATCTTAATCATTACTCATTTCCAAGTGTAGATTCACAAATTGAGACGAACTTAAAATATGCAAAACTAGGTGCCAAAAAATTAAAAGATCCATTCTTTGTCACAATGCTCATTCGCCCCTTCTGGAAATTTTTAGAATGTTTTCTTTTAAAAGGTGGGATACTGGATGGAAAAGAAGGTCTTGTTATCGCTATAAATGCTGCTCATTCTCAATTTATGAAATATTCTTTTGCTTATTATTCACAAAAAAATAAAGAGTTGGACCAATGA